From a single Triplophysa rosa linkage group LG17, Trosa_1v2, whole genome shotgun sequence genomic region:
- the iqsec2b gene encoding IQ motif and SEC7 domain-containing protein 1 isoform X2 — protein MYEQETQGSDSRPFSESSCNKSPYIHSSDHYRDNICGPPGARAPFVAPPSPASLAWVQRTRNQPASLALRKQEEEENKRCKALSDSYELSTDLQDKKVEMLEKKYGGYFVSRRAARTIQTAFRQYRMNKNFERLRSSASESRLTRRIILSNMRLQYSFDDRQPQPPTPTHYIHSPGMGPPHSPTCTTEPSSPLQPEYTHLEDSFSKQVKSLADSIDDALTCRPRRDDSQEGIGDGSAVVDDFGECIWSSNSHASIRRGLGDRDRGGTGGLSMHEDSTATSYSDVTLYMDDGLPSSPLSLDRAPSSTDTEFWGGVGSGVSGRDDSRDTEGGGSSNSRRSTPCTECRDYRLRGGHLPLLTIEPPSDSSVDMSDRSDRGSLSRQLVYEQDSGGGSPQGTLKHNPNARSTSSTAAQGQARPAGRSLPSQIPHNMAHHHHHHHHHHHHQYPDTPSSSSSPQQPPATPLSSSSSAALPPGGLEQQCCSDGDNDSLNSTTNSNETINCSSGSSSRDSLREPLPPLGKQTYQRESRHSWDSPAFNNDVVQRRQYRIGLNLFNKKPEKGIQYLIEKGFVSDTPVGIARFILERKGLSRQMIGEFLGNRQKQFNKDVLDCVVDEMDFSGMDLDDALRKFQAQIKVQGEAQKVERLIEAFSQRYCVCNPALVRQFQNPDTIFILAFAIILLNTDMYSPNIKAERKMKLDDFIKNLRGVDNGQDIPRDLLVGIYQRIQKWELRTNDDHVSQVQAVERVIVGKKPVLSLPHRRLVCCCQLYEVPDPNRPQRSGVHQREVFLFNDLIVVTKIFQKKKTSVTYNFRQSFPLVEMQVHMFQNSYYPHGIRLTSAIPGGERKVLIVFSAPSQQDRTRFVSDLRESIAEVQEMEKYRVESELEKQKGVMRPSLLTNSIMGGGVGGVKNEVVNGTIGRPSLDDNYSPGEGLKRSALSSSLRDLSESGKRGRRNSAGSLDSTMEVSLSEAEVCIFSFSPQSRTTRMSAWNIHETQSHPACVLNHRHRAMCERPCVVCGMLLYTCTEMICCYKDIIEHLIYSGLNLKYIVVTQNKFCMTVIFV, from the exons ATGTA TGAGCAGGAAACCCAGGGTTCAGATTCACGTCCCTTCTCAGAGAGTTCCTGCAATAAATCTCCATACATACACAGCTCTGACCACTACAGGGACAACATCTGCGGGCCCCCAGGCGCTCGGGCACCTTTTGTGGCCCCTCCAAGTCCAGCCAGCCTTGCGTGGGTCCAGCGTACACGCAACCAACCAGCTAGCCTGGCCCTACGTAAACAAGAGGAAGAGGAAAACAAGAGGTGCAAAGCCTTATCGGACAGCTATGAGCTCTCTACAGACTTACAAGACAAGAAG GTGGAGATGCTGGAGAAGAAATATGGAGGTTACTTTGTGAGTAGACGAGCGGCGCGAACCATCCAGACAGCATTCCGTCAATATCGCATGAACAAGAACTTTGAGCGTCTACGTAGCTCGGCTTCTGAGAGCCGACTGACACGACGCATCATCCTTTCCAACATGCGACTGCAGTACTCGTTCGATGACCGACAGCCTCAGCCTCCCACCCCGACTCACTACATTCACAGTCCGGGAATGGGACCACCACATTCTCCAACCTGCACCACAGAACCAAGCTCCCCATTACAGCCAGAATACACCCACCTAGAGGACTCCTTCTCTAAACAA GTAAAATCCTTGGCAGACTCCATTGATGATGCCCTGACCTGCCGACCACGCCGAGACGATTCCCAGGAAGGCATAGGAGACGGAAGTGCCGTCGTGGATGACTTCGGCGAGTGCATCTGGAGCAGCAACAGCCACGCGTCCATCCGCAGAGGCCTCGGAGACCGAGATCGAGGAGGTACAGGGGGTCTAAGCATGCATGAAGATAGCACAGCCACCTCCTACAGCGACGTCACCCTCTACATGGACGACGGGTTACCTTCCTCCCCGCTGTCTCTCGACCGGGCACCTAGCAGCACAGACACAGAATTCTGGGGGGGTGTCGGAAGCGGGGTTAGCGGCAGAGACGATAGCCGTGACACGGAAGGGGGAGGAAGCAGCAACAGCCGCCGAAGCACTCCTTGCACGGAATGCCGTGATTACCGGTTACGGGGAGGCCACTTACCGCTACTCACCATTGAACCGCCTAGCGACAGCTCAGTGGACATGAGTGACCGTTCAGACCGAGGTTCCCTCAGCAGACAGCTAGTGTACGAGCAAGACTCAGGGGGAGGGTCACCTCAAGGGACACTAAAACACAACCCCAATGCTCGTTCAACATCCTCGACAGCCGCACAAGGTCAAGCGCGTCCGGCTGGCCGATCGCTACCATCGCAAATCCCCCATAACATGGCTCATCACCACCACCAtcatcaccaccaccaccatcacCAGTACCCTGACACTCCCTCGTCTTCTTCGTCACCTCAACAGCCCCCAGCCACGCCACTCTCCTCCTCCTCGTCAGCGGCGCTGCCCCCTGGTGGCTTGGAGCAGCAGTGCTGCTCGGATGGTGATAATGACTCGCTGAACTCGACCACAAACTCTAACGAAACTATAAATTGCAGCTCGGGCTCCTCATCAAGGGACAGTTTAAGGGAGCCTCTGCCCCCACTCGGAAAGCAAACCTACCAGAGAGAAAGCCGACATAGCTGGGATTCTCCCGCTTTCAACAACGACGTCGTTCAGAGAAGACAGTATCGTATAGGACTCAACCTCTTTAACAa GAAGCCAGAGAAGGGTATCCAGTATCTGATTGAAAAGGGCTTTGTGTCGGACACACCAGTGGGCATCGCTCGCTTTATCCTGGAGAGAAAAGGCCTGAGTCGACAGATGATTGGAGAGTTTCTTGGCAACAGACAGAAGCAGTTCAACAAAGATGTATTGGA TTGTGTGGTGGATGAAATGGACTTTTCCGGAATGGATCTCGATGACGCTCTAAGAAAGTTTCAGGCTCAGATAAAAGTTCAAGGAGAGGCCCAAAAAGTTGAAAGACTTATTGAGGCTTTCAG TCAAAGGTACTGCGTTTGTAATCCGGCGCTGGTGAGGCAGTTTCAGAACCCAGACACCATCTTCATCCTGGCCTTCGCCATCATCCTCCTCAACACAGACATGTACAGCCCCAACATCAAAGCAGAACGCAAGATGAAGCTGGATGATTTCATCAAGAACTTGCGAG GGGTGGATAATGGTCAGGATATCCCACGTGATCTACTAGTTGGAATCTACCAGCGCATTCAAAAGTGGGAACTGAGGACCAATGATGACCATGTTTCTCAGGTCCAGGCCGTGGAGAGAGTCATAGTGGGCAAGAAACCT GTTCTGTCTCTGCCCCATCGCCGACTGGTTTGCTGCTGTCAGCTCTATGAAGTCCCGGACCCAAACCGTCCCCAAAGATCTGGAGTCCACCAGAGAGAGGTTTTCCTCTTCAACGATCTGATTGTG GTAACAAAGATTTTCCAGAAAAAGAAAACCTCAGTGACGTACAACTTCAGACAGTCCTTTCCATTGGTGGAGATGCAGGTTCACATGTTCCAGAACTCCT ACTATCCTCATGGCATCAGACTAACGTCGGCGATCCCAGGGGGCGAGCGTAAAGTTTTGATCGTGTTCTCAGCCCCCAGTCAACAGGACCGCACACGCTTTGTGAGTGATCTGAGGGAGAGCATCGCTGAGGTGCAGGAAATGGAGAAATACAGAGTAGAGT CTGAGTTGGAGAAACAGAAGGGTGTAATGCGGCCCAGCCTGCTCACTAACAGCATTATGGGAGGAGGAGTGGGCGGAGTCAAGAATGAAGTAGTGAATGGCACTATCGGTAGACCTAGTCTAGATGACAACTACTCCCCAGGAGAGGGTCTTAAACGTTCCGCTCTCAGCTCCTCACTGAGGGACCTGTCTGAATCAG GGAAGCGTGGCCGCAGAAACAGCGCTGGTTCCCTTGACAGTACAATGGAAGTAAGTCTGAGTGAAGCAGAGGTCTGTATCTTTAGCTTTAGTCCCCAATCCCGAACCACCCGCATGTCTGCCTGGAACATCCACGAAACACAGAGTCATCCTGCATGTGTCCTAAACCATAGACACAGAGCCATGTGTGAGCGTCCATGTGTGGTCTGTGGAATGTTATTGTACACATGCACTGAAATGATATGTTGTTATAAGGACATCATAGAACATCTGATTTATTCTGGGTTAAACCTGAAATATATAGTTGTGACCCAGAATAAATTCTGCATGACAGTGATATTTGTGTAG